The Neurospora crassa OR74A linkage group V, whole genome shotgun sequence sequence ACCGGCGAGCGCCGTGTTCCAGATCCCACCCATTGTGTAATATACAGGGTTCTGTTTCTCTTATCTTTATCCAGAGTTCCTCGATCTTCAAGCAACCATGGCTGAACCTGTGACAGAGGAAAAGTCTCGGCAATACTCCGAGTCAGATCCAGACAAGAGATCTGTTGACCCCAGTTCATCAAAAGCCTCTGAGACAGTTGATTTTGAGACCAACTCGGTCAATGAAAATTCACTACTCCGGAAACTCGACGTTCGTCTCCTACCTGCCGTTGGTATTCTCTATCTGCTCTCCTTCTTGGATCGCAGCAATGTGGGCAACGCGAGGATTGAGGGTCTCGCGTCAGACCTTGGTATGACGGGCAACCAGTACCTAACTGGTCTGACGCTATACTTTATCGGCTATGCCATTTTTGAAGTATATCGTGTTTACTCCCGACAGTATCGTGAAGACTTCTCACTGACACGCTGATAGATCCCATGCAACATCGTTCTGAAGCGCACAACACCCAGGTTTTGGCTACCAACCCTCACCATCCTATGGGGAATCGTAGCTACCCTGATGGGCATCGTCCAGAACCTGACTGGCTTTTTCATCGCCCGCTTCTTCCTCGGTGTCGCTGAAAGTGGTCTCTTCCCCGGCGTAGTCTACTATTTCTCCATGTGGTACAAGCGCCGCGAGAGGCAATTCCGCATTTCACTCTTCTTCGGAGCCGCCGCTCTTGCCGGATCCTTCGGCGGCATCTTGGCCTATGGCATTGGCTTTATGCGCGGCACTGTCTGGGAGCATGGCTGGCGCTGGATCTTCATCCTCGAGGGCATCGCTACGGTCTTAATAGCCTTTGGAGCTTACTGGTTCATCTACAACTACCCAGACACTGCTGAATTTCTCTCGGACAAGGAGCGCAAGTTCATCCGCGCCCGTCTTGCCTCCGACAGCGACGCCACCCACGACGAGCGCTTCACCTGGGACAATGTCCTCCGCGCCA is a genomic window containing:
- a CDS encoding MFS transporter — encoded protein: MAEPVTEEKSRQYSESDPDKRSVDPSSSKASETVDFETNSVNENSLLRKLDVRLLPAVGILYLLSFLDRSNVGNARIEGLASDLGMTGNQYLTGLTLYFIGYAIFEIPCNIVLKRTTPRFWLPTLTILWGIVATLMGIVQNLTGFFIARFFLGVAESGLFPGVVYYFSMWYKRRERQFRISLFFGAAALAGSFGGILAYGIGFMRGTVWEHGWRWIFILEGIATVLIAFGAYWFIYNYPDTAEFLSDKERKFIRARLASDSDATHDERFTWDNVLRAIKDPKCWLYGLSFHTMSLPLYTFSLFLPSIINALGYRAATAQLLTIPPYAFAFLTTLTVATVSERLHQRAIFIIGSATFAIIGYIMLLANKDPIAHPGLSYAGTFFAAGGIYPATALALSWPAINVSGQTKRAVANAMQISIGNLGAVLGTQLYRSRDGPRYIVGHSFALGYLAGNVIVSSLLYFILSRENKKRDGIVPEVAEVGHLKDWDGDEDLRWRFQY